A region of Culicoides brevitarsis isolate CSIRO-B50_1 chromosome 1, AGI_CSIRO_Cbre_v1, whole genome shotgun sequence DNA encodes the following proteins:
- the LOC134827770 gene encoding membrane-associated guanylate kinase, WW and PDZ domain-containing protein 1 isoform X1, with protein MDNYSGSISTISEINNSQKCKQTLQYNDDHLGPLPNNWEKAQTEQGEIYFIDHNTGSSHWLDPRLSKFQKRTLEDCGDDELPFGWDVVFDSQYGTYYIDHVNRKTQYENPVIQAKRLAEQARSQMQNIYENHFTKDASKLLGERIITKLIKSQNGFGFTIIGGDNNEFLQIKSILPNGPAWNDGKLKTGDVLVNVCGVCVLGFSHHDVINIFQSILPDGYATIEVCRGYDLPPDDPTNTEVITIVAVDSQNSSSNITETLALNIFKEETFGFTISDSLQGQKVKSIIDNRTCKNIYEGDILLAINGINVKQMSHNKVVEVLKDCPQYSETLIQVLRNRQLRDNRKINENIYSNKLLNLYRSKTPTAENYSSEPKIIVPIRSKTPDSRLCLINDSENSELYTNMKKRNDFFECNYLDNDKKTNSIDELNIFMSNLANHYNNFEVDRIYDKKYNGSKSTKAEMCSIFDNSNDSRGKPESNYHCSQENYVHYENQDCNIEPQLNQLERDMQLSNLRESQRRTNDKWNLYSSKHIKVRDHIFKIMLDSLSTGFGFRIVGGIEESSPITVGYIVPGGAADINGRIKTGDEILSINETSLKKLSHHHVVQLMLKAADRGHAFITIKRRISYPYDVFITRHENEGFGFVIISSSSHTCGSVIGKLIFGSPAEKSGEVKVGDLIVAVNGINITNMSHGDVVNLIKESGLQVQLTIESPRENIQEFIEQETINQSMNNFPIIC; from the exons atggaCAATTATTCAGGAAgcatttcaacaatttcagaaataaacaattctcaaaaatgtaaacaaa cTCTTCAATACAATGACGACCATTTAGGCCCTTTGCCAAATAATTGGGAAAAAGCACAGACAGAACAAggtgaaatatattttattgatcacAATACTGGAAGCAGTCACTGGTTGGATCCTAGATTGTCTAAGTTTCAAAAGAGAACATTGGAGGATTGTGGAGATGATGAGTTACCTTTTGGCTGGGATGTG gtTTTTGATTCTCAATATGGAACGTATTATATCGATCATGTTAATCGAAAAACACAATATGAAAATCCAGTAATACAGGCAAAAAGGTTAGCCGAGCAAGCACGTTCTCAAATGCAGAATATCTATGAAAACCATTTCACAAAGGATGCTTCAAAGCTATTAGGGGAgagaataataacaaaattgattaaatcacAAAATGGTTTTGGGTTCACAATAATTGGTGGGGATAATAATGAGTTTCTCCAAATCAAAAGTATACTACCCAATGGTCCAGCGTGGaatgatggaaaattaaaaactggaGATGTTTTAGTAAATGTTTGCGGTGTTTGCGTTTTAGGATTTTCGCATCATGatgtcattaatatttttcaatccaTTTTGCCCGATGGCTATGCAACCATTGAAGTATGCCGAGGTTATGACTTGCCACCTGATGATCCAACAAATACAGAAGTAATAACAATAGTTGCTGTAGATAGCCAGAATTCAAGTTCAAACATAACAGAAACCTTAGctctaaatatatttaaagaagaaacATTCGGTTTTACAATAAGTGACAGCTTGCAAGGACAAAAGGTGAAGAGCATAATTGACAACAGAACTTGTAAGAACATTTATGAAGGAGACATACTTTTGGCCATTAATGGTATCAACGTTAAACAAATGAGCCACAATAAGGTTGTTGAAGTTCTAAAAGACTGCCCGCAATATTCTGAAACTTTGATTCAAGTTCTTCGTAATAGACAACTAAGAGATAACCg gaaaataaatgaaaacatttacagtaataaattattaaatttgtatagAAGTAAAACCCCAACTGCTGAAAATTACTCGTCAGAGCCCAAAATCATAGTGCCCATCCGATCAAAAACACCCGATAGTCGACTTTGTTTGATTAATGATTCTGAAAACTCAGAATTGTAtacaaacatgaaaaaaagaaatgatttttttgaatgcaaCTATTTagacaacgacaaaaaaacaaatagtATTGATGAACTTAATATATTTATGTCTAACTTGGCaaatcattataataattttgaagttgaTAGAATATATGATAAGAAATATAATGGTTCCAAATCGACTAAGGCTGAGATGTGCTCAATCTTTGATAATTCTAATGATTCTCGAGGAAAACCCGAATCAAACTATCATTGTTCACAAGAAAATTATGTTCACTATGAGAATCAAGATTGTAATATAGAACCACAATTGAATCAATTGGAGAGAGATATGCAATTAAGTAACTTACGTGAGAGTCAAAGACGTACAAATGATAAATGGAATTTATATTCTTCAAAACACATAAAAGTGCGG gatcatatttttaaaataatgttagaTTCTCTCTCAACTGGATTCGGGTTTCGAATAGTTGGCGGTATAGAGGAATCATCGCCAATAACTGTTGGTTATATTGTACCAGGAG gtgCTGCAGACATAAATGGTAGGATAAAAACAGGAGATGAGATTTTGTCAATAAACGAAACGAGCCTT aaaaaattatcgcaTCATCATGTTGTTCAATTGATGTTAAAAGCTGCAGACCGTGGACACGCTTTTATTACAATAAAGCGCCGTATAAGTTATCCATATGATGTATTTATCACAAGACATGAAAATGAAGGATTTGGGTTTGTAATTATTTCATCATCGTCTCATACTTGCGGATCAGTtatag gaaaattaatttttggttctcCAGCAGAAAAAAGTGGAGAAGTGAAAGTTGGTGATCTTATTGTAGCAGTAAATGGTATAAACATTACAAATATGAGCCATGGAGATGtcgttaatttaataaaagaatcaGGTTTGCAAGTTCAACTAACTATTGAAAGTCCTAGAGAAAATATACAAGAGTTTATCGAACAAGAAACTATAAACCAATCAATGAAcaattttccaattatttgTTGA
- the LOC134827770 gene encoding membrane-associated guanylate kinase, WW and PDZ domain-containing protein 1 isoform X2, whose protein sequence is MDNYSGSISTISEINNSQKCKQTLQYNDDHLGPLPNNWEKAQTEQGEIYFIDHNTGSSHWLDPRLSKFQKRTLEDCGDDELPFGWDVVFDSQYGTYYIDHVNRKTQYENPVIQAKRLAEQARSQMQNIYENHFTKDASKLLGERIITKLIKSQNGFGFTIIGGDNNEFLQIKSILPNGPAWNDGKLKTGDVLVNVCGVCVLGFSHHDVINIFQSILPDGYATIEVCRGYDLPPDDPTNTEVITIVAVDSQNSSSNITETLALNIFKEETFGFTISDSLQGQKVKSIIDNRTCKNIYEGDILLAINGINVKQMSHNKVVEVLKDCPQYSETLIQVLRNRQLRDNRKINENIYSNKLLNLYRSKTPTAENYSSEPKIIVPIRSKTPDSRLCLINDSENSELYTNMKKRNDFFECNYLDNDKKTNSIDELNIFMSNLANHYNNFEVDRIYDKKYNGSKSTKAEMCSIFDNSNDSRGKPESNYHCSQENYVHYENQDCNIEPQLNQLERDMQLSNLRESQRRTNDKWNLYSSKHIKDHIFKIMLDSLSTGFGFRIVGGIEESSPITVGYIVPGGAADINGRIKTGDEILSINETSLKKLSHHHVVQLMLKAADRGHAFITIKRRISYPYDVFITRHENEGFGFVIISSSSHTCGSVIGKLIFGSPAEKSGEVKVGDLIVAVNGINITNMSHGDVVNLIKESGLQVQLTIESPRENIQEFIEQETINQSMNNFPIIC, encoded by the exons atggaCAATTATTCAGGAAgcatttcaacaatttcagaaataaacaattctcaaaaatgtaaacaaa cTCTTCAATACAATGACGACCATTTAGGCCCTTTGCCAAATAATTGGGAAAAAGCACAGACAGAACAAggtgaaatatattttattgatcacAATACTGGAAGCAGTCACTGGTTGGATCCTAGATTGTCTAAGTTTCAAAAGAGAACATTGGAGGATTGTGGAGATGATGAGTTACCTTTTGGCTGGGATGTG gtTTTTGATTCTCAATATGGAACGTATTATATCGATCATGTTAATCGAAAAACACAATATGAAAATCCAGTAATACAGGCAAAAAGGTTAGCCGAGCAAGCACGTTCTCAAATGCAGAATATCTATGAAAACCATTTCACAAAGGATGCTTCAAAGCTATTAGGGGAgagaataataacaaaattgattaaatcacAAAATGGTTTTGGGTTCACAATAATTGGTGGGGATAATAATGAGTTTCTCCAAATCAAAAGTATACTACCCAATGGTCCAGCGTGGaatgatggaaaattaaaaactggaGATGTTTTAGTAAATGTTTGCGGTGTTTGCGTTTTAGGATTTTCGCATCATGatgtcattaatatttttcaatccaTTTTGCCCGATGGCTATGCAACCATTGAAGTATGCCGAGGTTATGACTTGCCACCTGATGATCCAACAAATACAGAAGTAATAACAATAGTTGCTGTAGATAGCCAGAATTCAAGTTCAAACATAACAGAAACCTTAGctctaaatatatttaaagaagaaacATTCGGTTTTACAATAAGTGACAGCTTGCAAGGACAAAAGGTGAAGAGCATAATTGACAACAGAACTTGTAAGAACATTTATGAAGGAGACATACTTTTGGCCATTAATGGTATCAACGTTAAACAAATGAGCCACAATAAGGTTGTTGAAGTTCTAAAAGACTGCCCGCAATATTCTGAAACTTTGATTCAAGTTCTTCGTAATAGACAACTAAGAGATAACCg gaaaataaatgaaaacatttacagtaataaattattaaatttgtatagAAGTAAAACCCCAACTGCTGAAAATTACTCGTCAGAGCCCAAAATCATAGTGCCCATCCGATCAAAAACACCCGATAGTCGACTTTGTTTGATTAATGATTCTGAAAACTCAGAATTGTAtacaaacatgaaaaaaagaaatgatttttttgaatgcaaCTATTTagacaacgacaaaaaaacaaatagtATTGATGAACTTAATATATTTATGTCTAACTTGGCaaatcattataataattttgaagttgaTAGAATATATGATAAGAAATATAATGGTTCCAAATCGACTAAGGCTGAGATGTGCTCAATCTTTGATAATTCTAATGATTCTCGAGGAAAACCCGAATCAAACTATCATTGTTCACAAGAAAATTATGTTCACTATGAGAATCAAGATTGTAATATAGAACCACAATTGAATCAATTGGAGAGAGATATGCAATTAAGTAACTTACGTGAGAGTCAAAGACGTACAAATGATAAATGGAATTTATATTCTTCAAAACACATAAAA gatcatatttttaaaataatgttagaTTCTCTCTCAACTGGATTCGGGTTTCGAATAGTTGGCGGTATAGAGGAATCATCGCCAATAACTGTTGGTTATATTGTACCAGGAG gtgCTGCAGACATAAATGGTAGGATAAAAACAGGAGATGAGATTTTGTCAATAAACGAAACGAGCCTT aaaaaattatcgcaTCATCATGTTGTTCAATTGATGTTAAAAGCTGCAGACCGTGGACACGCTTTTATTACAATAAAGCGCCGTATAAGTTATCCATATGATGTATTTATCACAAGACATGAAAATGAAGGATTTGGGTTTGTAATTATTTCATCATCGTCTCATACTTGCGGATCAGTtatag gaaaattaatttttggttctcCAGCAGAAAAAAGTGGAGAAGTGAAAGTTGGTGATCTTATTGTAGCAGTAAATGGTATAAACATTACAAATATGAGCCATGGAGATGtcgttaatttaataaaagaatcaGGTTTGCAAGTTCAACTAACTATTGAAAGTCCTAGAGAAAATATACAAGAGTTTATCGAACAAGAAACTATAAACCAATCAATGAAcaattttccaattatttgTTGA
- the LOC134832192 gene encoding mitochondrial Rho GTPase: MITWSTRRNVRILLVGDAGVGKTSLILSLVSEEFPPDVPAKAEEITIPADVTPEKVPTNIVDFCSSDIDDAESGNLQLEMQKSDVICIVYAVDNEHTLERITSYWLPLIRDYNSTDLKKPIVLVGNKVDLVDYSTIDMLLSIMEDFPEVESCVECSAKTLHNISEMFYYAQKAVLHPTGPLYIMENQYLTKNAEIALTKIFKILDLDGDGLLSDFELNHFQRRCFNLPLQPQILDEVKVLLMKNLPDGILNDNVTLKGFLYLHCLFIQRGRPETTWMVLRRFGYDENLQISKEFLNPPMKIPPGSSTELSHRGFQFLTLLFEKGDLDRDGALSPEEFSRLFSACPTPPFSTDIKRTVETNSNGWPTLHGWICRWSLMAYTEVNKTLEYLAYLGFTIHENESQTTAIHVTREKRLDLAKRQSSRSVYICHVIGSKNAGKTTLCRGLIFADMKNITLKDLRGSNKYCINTVQVYGQEKFLIMRDIKSEDPLQPSEINCDVVCLVYDVNDAKSFEYVAKTYIKYYAESKIPVLIVGNKSDMPKVRQDYLLQPTEFSEKYKILSPEFFTVKQNNKELYTKLATMAAFPRYQAAWILFYKHRLVQLWETAHINHFGLIPDDTLLWLSKAGLGLAVITFAGFLLMKVIQPTPARLTR; the protein is encoded by the exons atgataaCATGGTCGACGAGACGAAATGTTCGCATACTCTTGGTAGGAG ATGCAGGTGTAGGAAAGACAAGCCTAAT ACTGAGTTTAGTAAGTGAAGAGTTTCCTCCAGATGTTCCGGCAAAAGCAGAGGAAATTACGATTCCGGCTGATGTCACACCTGAAAAAGTGCCAACTAATATAGTTGATTTTTGCTCTTCAGACATTGATGATGCTGAGAGTGGTAACTTACAACTTGAAATGCAGAAATCCGATGTTATCTGCATTGTTTATGCCGTTGATAATGAGCACACACTTGAGCGTATTACTTCATATTGGCTTCCGCTTATCAGAGATTATAATTCTACTGATTTAAAAAAGCCAATAGTCTTAGTTGGCAATAAAGTAGATTTAGTAGATTATAGTACAATAGATATGTTATTGTCTATAATGGAGGATTTTCCCGAAGTGGAAAGCTGTGTTGAGTGTTCCGCCAAAACATTGCATAATATTTCTGAGATGTTTTATTATGCTCAAAAAGCAGTTTTACATCCAACTGGACCCCTTTATATAATGGAAAACcaatatttgacgaaaaatgcagaaatagctttaacaaaaatttttaagatacttGATTTAGATGGCGATGGATTACTGAGTGATTTTGAATTG AATCATTTTCAAAGAAGATGTTTTAATTTGCCGTTACAACCACAAATTTTAGATGAAGTTAAAGTACTATTAATGAAAAACCTTCCAGATGGAATATTAAATGATAATGTCACATTAAAAGGATTTCTCTATTTACATTGCCTTTTTATTCAAAGAGGCCG TCCTGAAACAACATGGATGGTTTTAAGACGTTTTGGATACGATGAAAACCTCCAAATaagtaaagaatttttgaatccGCCAATGAAAATCCCTCCTGGGAGTAGCACTGAGCTCTCACACCgtggttttcaatttttgacattacTTTTTGAAAAGGGAGACCTTGACCGAGACGGCGCTTTATCTCCAGAGGAGTTTTCCAGACTATTTAGCGCCTGTCCAACCCCTCCTTTTTCTACTGATATCAAACGTACTGTGGAAACTAATAGCAACGGATGGCCGACGTTGCACGGGTGGATTTGTCGGTGGTCTTTAATGGCGTATACTGAAGTTAATAAAACCTTAGAATATTTAGCATACTTGGGATTCACTATTCATGAAAATGAGTCTCAAACTACTGCTATTCATGTTACTCGAGAAAAACGATTAGATTTGGCAAAACGACAGAGCAGTAGATCTGTTTATATTTGCCACGTAATAGGATCTAAGAATGCTGGCAAAACTACTCTTTGTCGAGGGCTGATATTCGctgatatgaaaaatataacattaaaGGATTTGAGAGGAAGCAATAAATATTGTATAAATACGGTTCAAGTTTATgggcaagaaaaatttttaatcatgcGTGACATTAAATCTGAAGATCCTTTACAACCGAGTGAAATAAATTGCGATGTCGTATGTCTTGTATATGATGTTAATGACGCTAAATCATTTGAATATGTAGCAAAAAcgtatataaaatattatgcaGAAAGTAAAATTCCAGTTCTGATTGTCGGTAATAAATCGGATATGCCAAAAGTTCGACAAGACTATTTGTTGCAACCAAcagaattttccgaaaaatataaaatcttgTCTCCGGAATTCTTCAcagtaaaacaaaataataaagaactcTATACAAAACTTGCTACAATGGCAGCATTTCCCAGATACCAAGCTGCTTGGATTTTGTTTTACAAACATCGTCTTGTTCAACTATGGGAAACAGCTCATATTAATCATTTTGGACTGATTCCTGACGACACACTCTTATGGTTATCGAAAGCAGGGCTTGGATTAGCAGTTATTACATTTGCTGGTTTTCTATTAATGAAAGTTATTCAACCAACACCTGCTCGACTTACAAGATAA
- the LOC134837134 gene encoding adipokinetic hormone/corazonin-related peptide receptor variant I-like produces METEENDARKMLFLRTSTRFLNNTSFENIFNETKNISLSISTPGYTESTIPVIVSYCILFIIAGGGNISVVVTLFRSKRHRRSRVSLMIFNLAVADLMVALVMIPLEVGWRITVEWQAGNFACKAFSFARAFCLYLSSNVLVCVSLDRCFAVIYPLRVSAARRRGKLMLTCAWLIALVYAFPQSIIFHVKEHPQIPGFTQCVTFGSFSNQIMETAYNLFCMIAMYFLPLIIISIAYSFILCEIANRSKEKGILVFFFHFHKIQVNTPTTTSALRLRCNDISHIERARQRTLRLTITIVCGFVCCWTPYAFMTLWYMFDRESALKVDNTVQDGLFIMAVSNSCVNPLIYGSYAMKCQWWPCFNIKTKTNKNGDKVMLQRRSTDGGSGAHSDRLLTNREDNNDSKSSKDKYYKNNIAIVPVQFKASTSRNNRQLIQYGVTDYKCNNFYKDKNCRLNEKSKKGKYPSLGEITLLEERPPLIFSGLSFHSDPIPHKYESDMDSGLTKSIDTEPIFEQHEIGT; encoded by the exons ATGGAAACCGAAGAAAACGATGCccgaaaaatgttatttttaagaaCAAGTACAAGATTTCTAAATAACACAAGTTTTGAAAACATCTTcaatgaaactaaaaatatttcactgtCTATTTCTACTCCTG GTTACACTGAGTCAACAATACCGGTAATCGTTTCGTACTGCATATTATTCATTATTGCTGGAGGAGGAAATATATCAGTAGTTGTGACTCTATTTAGATCAAAACGACATAGACGTTCTCGTGTCAGTCTGATGATATTCAATCTAGCTGTGGCCGACTTAATGGTTGCGCTTGTGATGATACCTTTAGAA gtcGGTTGGAGAATTACTGTGGAATGGCAAGCTGGAAATTTTGCATGTAAAGCGTTCTCATTCGCTCGAGCCTTTTGTTTGTATCTTAGCTCGAATGTTCTTGTATGTGTATCGCTAGACAGATGTTTTGCCGTAATCTATCCATTAAGAGTATCAGCAGCAAGACGAAGAGGAAAGCTAATGTTAACATGCGCTTGGTTGATTGCATTGGTGTATGCTTTCCCTCAG aGTATAATATTTCACGTTAAGGAACATCCCCAAATACCAGGTTTTACACAATGTGTTACATTTGGATCATTCTCAAATCAAATTATGGAAACTGCATATAACCTTTTTTGTATGATAGCTATGTATTTTCTTCCACTAATTATCATAAGTATTGCTTATTCATTTATTCTTTGTGAAATTGCTAACCGGTCAAAGGAGAAAggtattt tagttttcttttttcattttcataaaattcaagtaaacACTCCAACAACTACAAGTGCCCTTCGACTTCGATGTAATGATATCAGCCATATTGAACGAGCTAGACAAAGAACATTACGACTTACTATTACAATTGTCTGTGGCTTTGTTTGCTGTTGGACACCATATGCATTTATGACACTTTG gTACATGTTTGATCGAGAAAGCGCTTTAAAAGTGGACAACACAGTTCAAGATGGATTGTTTATAATGGCTGTGTCTAATTCATGCGTTAATCCGCTAATTTACGGTTCTTATGCAATGAAGTGTCAGTGGTGGCcatgttttaatattaaaacaaaaactaataaaaatggaGATAAAGTAATGTTGCAAAGAAGATCAACag ATGGTGGATCAGGTGCACATTCAGATCGTTTGTTAACCAACAGAGAAGACAATAATGATTCAAAATCATCGaaagataaatattataaaaataatattgcaaTTGTTCCAGTTCAATTTAAAG ctTCGACATCAAGAAATAATAGACAACTTATTCAATATGGAGTAACAGATTacaaatgtaataatttttacaaggaT AAAAACTGTAGATTAAACGAAAAGtcgaaaaagggaaaatatcCGAGTTTAGGGGAAATAACACTTTTAGAAGAAAGACCACCACTCATATTTTCAGGACTATCATTTCATTCTGATCCAATTCCACACAAATATGAATCAGACATGGACAGTGGTTTAACAAAAAGCATTGATACag aACCGATATTTGAGCAGCATGAAATAGGCACATGA
- the LOC134827950 gene encoding protein tipE → MQSSGSSEYLLDQQAEELRKRKLQELSTTKKKPILQPKRTFREAFRFYSTSLLAFLSVTGGSSLLFLVPLYVDPAISTLASNFVVEPTICVTQRREDLTGLFNCSWSSCREGCTSDVFKCSHIYVAFIENFTFPANLKPLELVNLTDSMTLYSEDSVLLVNIKGCGYPPKVKCDPFIDLYGHEGTIFPCYYSQVNKTVVLTHYSRDDQIQTIINFFLIPFIVTVLASVGLCCIHCDCRCKKERVKKRRKPRYRQPRLENVSDSSISTRIDLLTAAIEVYKSPPIL, encoded by the exons atgCAAAGTAGCGGAAGCTCAGAGTACTTGCTTGACCAACAAGCAGAAGAGTtaagaaaacgaaaattacaagaattatcaacgacgaagaaaaaacctATATTACAACCCAAGCGTACATTTCGTGAAGCATTTCGATTTTATTCCACCTCTCTCTTGGCATTTCTCTCTGTAACTGGTGGATCCTCATTATTATTCTTAGTGCCACTTTATGTAGATCCAGCTATTTCTACATTAGCCAGTAATTTTGTAGTAGAGCCTACAATTTGTGTTACACAACGACGAGAAGATTTAACTGGTCTTTTTAACTGTTCTTGGTCAAGTTGTCGTGAAGGATGCACATCAGATGTTTTCAAATGTAGTCACATCTATGTAGCATTCATAGAAAACTTTACATTTCCTGCAAATTTAAAGCCACTAGAGCTAGTGAATCTAACTGATTCAATGACTTTATATTCAGAAGATTCTGTACTATTGGTCAATATAAAAGGATGTGGCTACCCACCAAAAGTTAAATGCGACCCATTTATtg ATCTTTATGGTCATGAAGGTACTATATTTCCTTGTTACTATTCTCAAGTGAATAAAACCGTGGTACTCACGCATTATAGTCGAGATGATCAAATTCAGACGATAATCAACTTTTTCCTCATTCCATTTATTGTCACGGTCTTAGCATCTGTGGGACTTTGTTGTATTCATTGTGATTGCAGATGTAAGAAggaaagagtaaaaaaacgTCGTAAACCTCGTTATCGCCAGCCAAGATTAGAAAATGTCAG TGACTCATCTATATCTACAAGAATTGATTTGTTGACAGCAGCTATAGAAGTATACAAATCTCCACCAATACTTTGA
- the LOC134837128 gene encoding growth hormone-regulated TBC protein 1-A, producing MAVSKFSEIDEYGFKRPADFDYEYYERIMTVYYAVLTSRALRWEKFLRKHDILDGGNTLKRYIRKGIPSSMRPEVWLKSSSAFLHRQRQPDLYQKLLKCTYDKETADQIRVDLPRTFPENIYFDQYKSSLFNVLITYSLNNKDVGYCQGLNYIAGLLLLVTKNEEHSFWLLKEVVENIVPSYHTKSMYGLITDVEVLAQLIRQRSPEIHKHIKQVGLPWEVILTKWFICIFAEVLPVETVLRIWDCIFAEGFKILFRVSVTIILRNRSEILKTHDMSELLNVFRRAIKGPQVLDTHQFLKSIFTIPGRLKRNDIEKLRTQINKARLKDKVA from the exons ATGgctgtttcaaaatttag tgaAATTGATGAATACGGATTCAAACGACCAGCAGATTTTGATTATGAATACTATGAGCGAATTATGACAGTGTATTATGCAGTACTAACAAGCAGGGCTCTTcgatgggaaaaatttttaagaaaacatGATATTTTGGATGGAGGAAACACTTTAAAAAGGTACATACGTAAAGGAATTCCATCTTCTATGCGACCTGAAGTGTGGTTAAAATCATCTAGTGCATTTTTGCATCGTCAAAGGCAACCAGACCTCTATCAAAAACTGCTTAAATGTACATATGATAAAGAGACAGCCGATCAAATACGTGTTGATTTACCTCGAACATTTCCAGAAAATATATACTTCGATCAGTATAAATCcagtttatttaatgttttaatcacATATTCATTAAACAATAAGGATGTAGGATACTGCCAAGGACTTAATTATATTGCAG GCTTACTTCTTTTAgtcacaaaaaatgaagaacaTTCCTTTTGGCTGCTGAAGGAAGTAGTTGAAAACATTGTTCCGTCATATCACACAAAATCAATGTATGGATTAATTACAGATGTTGAAGTTTTGGCTCAGTTAATCCGTCAAAGGAGCCCAGAAATTCACAAACACATTAAACAAgttg GACTACCATGGGAAGTAATTTTAACAAAGTGGTTTATTTGTATATTTGCTGAAGTGCTGCCAGTTGAAACAGTACTAAGAATTTGGGATTGCATATTTGCGGAAGGTTTtaag atattattTCGTGTTAGCGTTACCATAATTCTTAGAAATCGaagtgaaatattaaaaacacatGATATGTCTGAGCTTCTAAATGTATTCCGGAGAGCTATAAAAGGTCCTCAAGTACTTGATACTCATCAATTTCTCAAATCCATATTTACGATACCAGGGCGACTAAAGAGAAATGATATAGAAAAACTTAGAACACAGATAAACAAAGCTCGATTAAAAGATAAAgtagcttaa
- the LOC134832278 gene encoding partitioning defective 6 homolog beta: MSKTKFATHSNLLTGEIERIEIKSKFDAEFRRWSIYKLEPLTFDGFCNLIKSLHKLEDFQFLISYIDPSDNDLLPINNDDNFHRALTTARPLLRVIIQRKGDTLEEITGYGTIKPRNLISSILGQSSIKTKTLAISNPHDFRTVSQIIDVDIVPETCRRVRLLKHGSDKPLGFYIRDGTSVKVTSNGLEKQPGIFISRLVPGGLAESTGLLAVNDEVIEVNGIEVTGKTLDQVTDMMVANSSNLIITVKPANQRTVGRRGSFSRNSQLSSGSHQSQQTTNTSDENDVEEQDEIVDLTVAENLDENSFIDNKEHILHL, from the exons atgtctaaaacaAAGTTTGCAACACACTCCAATTTACTAACAGGCGAAATTGAAAGAATCGAAATAAAATCAAAG TTTGACGCCGAATTTCGTCGATGGTCCATTTACAAATTAGAACCACttacttttgatggattttgtaATCTTATTAAAAGCTTACACAAGCTAGAggactttcaatttttgatatcaTATATAGATCCAAGTGATAACGATTTACTACCAATCAATAATGACGATAACTTTCATCGGGCCCTAACAACCGCTCGACCATTATTGAGAGTTATTATTCAAAGAAAAg GAGATACTTTGGAAGAAATAACTGGATATGGTACCATCAAACCGAGAAATCTGATAAGCAGTATTTTAGGGCAATCATCCATCAAAACTAAAACATTAGCTATTTCAAATCCACATGATTTTCGCACA GTGTCGCAAATAATTGATGTAGACATTGTACCAGAAACATGTCGTCGAGTGAGGTTGCTTAAACATGGAAGTGACAAGCCACTTGGATTTTATATACG TGATGGGACATCAGTAAAAGTAACATCTAACGGGTTAGAAAAGCAGCCAGGTATTTTTATATCCAGACTTGTACCAGGAGGCTTGGCTGAGAGTACAGGCCTTCTGGCCGTAAATGATGAGGTTATTGAAGTTAATGGAATTGAAGTTACCGGAAAAACTTTAGATCAAGTAACTGACATGATGGTGGCAAATAGCTCTAATTTGATTATTACAG taaaaccTGCTAATCAGCGTACAGTCGGTCGAAGAGGTTCATTTTCGCGTAACAGTCAATTATCTAGTGGGTCTCATCAATCTCAACAAACTACAAACACATCAGATGAAAATGACGTAGAAGAACAAGACGAGATAGTTGATTTAACTGTTGCCGaaaatttggatgaaaataGTTTTATAGATAATAAGGaacatattttacatttataa